The Halobaculum magnesiiphilum genome contains the following window.
GCCGCGAACGCGACCGTGGTGGCGACGCTGTCGGCGCTCGGGCTGGACGTCGCGAACGACCCAGACGCCGACGTGACGAAGACGGAGGCGTGCCGCGTCGGCGTGCGCGCCGCGCGCGACGCCGGCGTCACCGTGACGGGCGCGTTCGACGACGCCTCGGCGTCGATGCTCGGCGGCGTCACCGTCACCGACAACCGCGAGGACGAGCTCCTCGCCCGCGACGACCCCTTCGCCGAGCACGCGCTCGTGTGGACGCCGCCTCAGCGCGCGTACTCGGCCGACGCGGACACCGCCGCGTGCGAGCGCGTCGCGCCGATGGCGGAGCTGGCGACCGAGCTGGCGCTCGACGGCGACTGCGCGCGGGCGATGACGGTGAACGGGCTCGCCTTCTCGGCGGCGCTGGGGTTCCCGACCGACCCCGCGGTCGAGGCGATGACCGACTGCGCCGGCGTCTCGCTGTCGGGGACCGGGCCGAGCGTCGTCGCCGTCGGCGACCGCGAGGCGCTGGCGGACGTGCGCGAGCGGTGGGACGACCGGGACGGGGAGACGCGGCTGATCCGGACACGCGAGACCGGAGCGCGAGTGCTGTGAACGACACGCGACACGACGACACCGAACCCATGAGCTACGAGGACTCAGACCTGACCGACGAGACGCGGCGGACAGACGACGTACCGGCCGAGCTCCAGGAGATGAGCCTGGACGAACTGCGCGAGGAGATCGCCGACATCGACCGCGAGTTGGTCGAGCTCATCGCGCGGCGGACGTACGTCGCCGACACCATCGCCGATGTGAAGGAGCGACGCGACCTGCCGACGACCGACGAGACCCAAGAGCAGGCCGTGATGGACCGCGCCGGCGAGAACGCCGAGCGCTTCGAGGTGGACGCGAACCTCGTGAAGGCGATCTTCCGGCTGTTGATCGAGTTGAACAAGGTCGAGCAGCGGGAGAACAGGTAGCCGGAATCCGATAACCTGCGGCCCTTCTCCCGAACGCCTCACGCGACGGGTCCGATACCGCCCTCCTCGCGCGTGAGGAGGTAGCAGACGAACGAGGACAGCCAGTGCGAGCCCGCGTAGTCGTCCGTGAACGCCTCCTCGACGCCGCGGCGGGCGTGCGCGACGGCGGCCTCCCTGATCGCCGTCCGCCGCGACCCGGCGGGCAGCGCGTCGGCGACGCCCGCCAGCGCCCACGCCCGCGAGACGTTCAGACCGACCAGATGGAGCGCCACCCCGTCCTCGCCGTCGGCGACGGAGACGGGCGCGGGAAGCGTGTCCGCGTCGGGGAGGAAGCCGTCGGCCCACGTCGCGAACGCGTCGCCGTCGAGGACGCGCCGCATGAGGTCGGCCTCCGCGAGCGCGGGCGAGAGGAAGTCCCACCCCAGCGGCTCGTTTCCGATGGACGCGTCGGCGTCGTCGCGGTAGAACGCCAGCGCCGTCTCGACGACGCTCCGTTCGAGCGCGTCGTCGCCGACCGACCGGGCGTAATCGAGGATCACCGAGAGCGCGAACGCGGAGTTGCCGTGCGTCCCGACGCGGAACGGTCGATCCATCGGGAGAAACCGCTCGACGACGAGGTCACGGACCCGTTCCTCCAGCGGCGCGAGCGCGTCGCCCCACCGCGCCGCCCGCGGGTCGTCCCACCGGTCGAGTTCCGCGGCGAGCGCGAGCAGCCACGCCCAGCCGTAGGGCCGCTCGAACGTCTCGCGGTTCTCGAACCACGCGAGCTCGCCGGCGACGTGCTCGGCGGTCAACCGTTCGTCGATCCCCTGGGCGATCGCCTCGCGGTCGGGGTGGTCGGGGAACAGCCGCAGCGCCCGCACCAGACACCAGTGGCTGTGGACCGCCGAGTGCCAGTCGAAGCAGCCGTAGAAGACGGGGTGACGCTCGCGCGGCGGCGTCACGTCGTCGGGCCCCTCGATCGCGCCCGTCGCGTGAGGGTACTCGGTGTCGACGCCGTCGAGCGGATGTCGGGTGAGCCGCGCGGCCGCGTCCGCGCCGATCCAGTCGGCGCGACCGGCGATCAGCGTCTCGTCGTCGGGCGGCGAGAGGTCGTCCATACGGCGGGGTCCGCCCGAACCGAGTTCAATCGGTCGCCCGCGTGCGACGCGGTCACACTCGGTTCGGTCAGTACGTCCACAGGCGGCGGATCCGGTCGGCGACGGCTCCGTGTTCGGCCCGCAGCGTCTCGGGGTCGCGCTCGCCGTCGACGTTGATCACGTGGATCTCGCCGCGCTCGCCGCCGTAGACGTCCTGGAAGTCGTAGACGACTCCGATAACGTCCGTTTCCTCGGGCACGTCGTCGCTCCCGAGCAGGTGGTCGACCTGCCGGTCGACGTTGTACTCGACGAGCCGGTTCACGGCCTCGGCGTCGTCGAGGCCATCGGGGAGCCGGTCGACGCCGGGTTCGAGATGCGGGGCGAGCAGGTCGACGCAGTGGCGGATCCCCGCCGGCTCGTCGTCGGCGTCGAAGTCGCCCGTGAGCGCGCCGTACATCGCCGTCACGGCGCCGCAGCCGGTGTGGCCGACCACGACCGCGGTCCGCGTCCCGGCGTGTGCTAGCGGGTACAACACGTCGCCGGAGACGGCCTCGCCGGCGTCGGTGCGCTGGACGACCCGGTTGCCGATGTTGCCGCAGGTGAACAGCCGTCCGGGCGTGTCGTTGCCGAAGACGTGGTCCTGAAGCACCCGCGAGTCCGAGCAACAGACCGTCACGGCCTCGGGCTGTTGTCCGTCCTGTACCTCGTCGAAGCGACCGGCGAACGCGCGGGCGTGCCCGGCGTTGTCGGCCAACAGATCGACCGCCGTCCGGTTCATACGCACGTGGTCCGCGTCCGCGTACATATGTCTGGCTCGTCGGACCGAGCACCGGCGTCGGTTCGCGACCGACCGGTGACTGTCGAGCTTCACGCGCACGGCGACCGAAATTGAACGAAGGAGGGGCTCCGAGCCGTGCGCCCGTCGGGGTTCTGATCGCGCGTCGACTCGCGACCCGGTATGGTATTATGGTCCTAATATGGTACTGTGTGTCTAAGGTAGTTCCATGCAACGCTGAAATACCGGGAGGTGTTTTTCGGAGGCACGATGACAGAGCGAACGATGGGCGACATCAGCCACACCGCACCGCACGGCGCCTCCGCGGACCCCGTCTGGGAACGAGGCGGCGAGAAACCCGAACCGCGAGCGGACGGCGGCGACCGCGACGACGACTGACTTCTCACTGCGATCGATAGGCCCCTCGGAGAATCCCACCACTAGAGCGGCCGCCAAGCCCGGCCACCGCGTCGGCACTCGTTCCCACGACCGAACAGCGACCGCTCGGTCCGTGACCCGGGTTACCACCCCGAATAAATCTTTACTCAGTATAGAGTAATCGACGGAAAGACATATTGTGGATGAGCCCGAACGATGTAGTATGCCCCAGCAGGTCACCTTCGATTCGTACGCGGCGGCGGTCGCGACCGACGCGGACGCGTGGTCGCCCGACGAACGCCCGGAGACGCCGGAATCGGCCGACCTCCCGTACGGCGTCGACGCTCCGTCCGACGGCTCCGAGACGGTCGGGATTCCCGAGCAGTACACGACGTTCGGCTGCGTGGAGTACCGTCCGCGGGAGTGAGCCGGCTGCGGAAGTGATGAGTCGGCAGTCGAAGCGAGTCGACTGCCCGGGTGACTCGGCCGGGGCGGCGTTCTCACGGCCGATAGGCGCGGCGACGGCCTCTTATCGGCGGGGGCGAATCGGACGGTGTGATAACCGTCGACGGCCTGCGGAAGGTGTACGGCGACTTCGTCGCCGTGCACGGGAGTACCTTCGACGTGGAGCCTGGGGAGATATTCGGCGTCGTCGGCCCGAACGGCGCGGGCAAGACGACGACGCTCAAGACGCTCGCGGGGCTGATCGAGCCGACCGCCGGCACCGTCCGCGTCGCCGGCGAGCCCGCGGGCGACCCGGAGACGCGCACCGCCCTGGGATTCCTCCCGGAGGAGTCGCCGCTGTACGAGGACATGACCGCGCGGAGCTACCTCCGCTTTTTCGCGGACCTGTACGACGTGCCGCGCGAGACCGCGAACCAACGGATCGAGACGGCGCTCGACGATCTCGAGCTGGAGCACCGCGACCGTCGGCTGGGGGACGTCTCGAAGGGGATGAAACGGAAGGTCGCGATCGCCCGGTCGCTGGTCAACGACCCCGACGTGTTGATCTACGACGAGCCGGCCTCCGGGCTCGATCCACTCACGACCAACTACGTGCTGGAGTACGTCCGCGACCTCGCCGACGCGGGCAAGACCGTGCTGTTCTCGGCGCACAACCTCTATCACGTCGAGTCGGTCTGTGACCGCGTCGTGATCATGAACGAGGGCGAGATCGTCGCGCGCGGCACCGTCGAGGAGATCCGCGCCGAGCACGGGGAGACGACCTACCGCGTGTTCACGACAGTCCCCGTCGAGGGGAGCGAGCCCGACGGCGACCGCCACGTGTCGACCGTCGACTCGATGGACGCCGTCGAGGCGATCCGCGGGGCGGCGGCCGACGCCGGCGGCGAGGTCGTCGACATTCGTACGCGGGAGTCGACGCTGGAGGAGATCTTCCTCGACGTGGCCGGCCAGCCGATGCCCGGAAGCCGCCGCACCGACCCCGGGGAGGTCGGGGAGTGAGTCGCCCCGGCGCGGTCGTTCGCGCGCTCCTCGCCGCCGCCCGCCGGCACGCCCGAAAGACGGGCCGCGTCGCGCGCTGGGAGGTGTCGCGGACGACCGGCACCGTCGACCGGAAGACCGCCGCCCTCGGCGCCGTCGCGCTCCTGTTGACGGTGGGCGTCGCCGCGGGCGGGTTGTTCGCCGGCGGCGTCGCCCTCGACGACGACATCTACGCGGTCGCGGTCAGTCCGGACAGCCCGTACCACGACCCCGTGAGCGACTCCACGCCGCTGGAGGCGGTGCCCGTCGGCGCGCCGGGCGCGGACGTGTACGTCGACGACCGCGACCCGACCGACCGCGAGGCGACCGTCTCGGTGGCCGACACCCGGAAGGGACAGGCCGCCCTCGGCGCGTTCCGGTCGGCCGTCGAGCGGCACAACACACAGCTCCTGTTGGCGGAGGAGAACCAGTCGGCCGCCTTCCCGGTCGGCGTCACCCTCAGCTACGTCGAACGCGCGAGCGAGCGCGTCGGCGCCAGCGACGGGGCTGCCGGCGCGGGAGGCGACGGGGGCGACGGCGAAGCTGACGCCGGAGGCGCCGGACCCGGCGGCGCCGGCGACGGATCCGGCGGCTCCGGACCCGCCGCGGGCGACGGATCCGGGGACGGGCTCGGTGTCCCCGACTTCGGCGGCGTCGCGGGGCCGCTGTTCGGCGGCCAGCCGACCGGGTCGCCGGCGGAGATCTCCCCGCCGTTCCCGTTCTCCTCGCTCGTGCTCGCGTTCGCCTTCCTCGTGCCGATGAACTTCGTGATCCAGGCGTACGGCTCCACGGTCCTCAACGAGCGGATCAACCGCCGGGGGGAGCTGCTGCTCGTCGCGCCGCTGTCGCCGGGCGACATCGTCGCCGGGAAGACCCTGCCGTACGCCGCGGTCGCGCTCCTCGCGACGGCGCTCATCGCCGCGGGGGTCGGCGGCGGCCCGCTCTCGGTGGCGGCGGTGTTCCCCATCGCGCTCGTGTTCCTCGCGTCGACGTTCGTCGGCGCGATGTTCGCGCGCTCGTTCAAGGAGCTCACCTTCGTCACCGTCACCGTCTCCGTGACGCTGACGACGTACGCGTTCGTCCCCGCGATCTTCGCGACGGTGACGCCGATCGCGCTCATCTCGCCGCTGACGATCGTCGTCCGCGACCTCCAGGGGGAGGCGGTCGTGCTCGGGGAGTACCTGTTCTCGACGGGGCCGTTCTACCTCACGGCGGCGACGCTGTTCGCCATGGGCGTCGGCGTCTACCGCGAGGAGGACATGTTCACTCAGCGGTCGGTGCCGTTGAAGTTCCTCGACGCGCTCGCGGTGCGGCTGCACCGCCCCCGCGACGTGGCGCTGCTGTCGGCGCTGTCGATCCCGTTCGTGTTCGTCGCCGAGCTGCTCGGGGTCGCGCTGCTGTTCGCGCTGCCGCAGGCGGCCGCGGTCGTCGGGCTGCTCGTGATCGTCGCGGTCGTCGAGGAGATCGCGAAGGGCGTCGCGATCTTCGCGGGGTTCCACCAGTCGCGCTTCGAGCGCGACCTCCCCACGGCGCTGAAGCTGGGCGCGCTGTCGGGCGCCGGCTTCTTCCTCGCCGAGAAGGCGACGGCGATCGTTCAGGTCGTCGGGCTCGGCTCGCTCCCGCTCGGGCAGGCCGCGTTCGGCACCGCCGGCGTCGGCGCGGAGTTCGGTCCGGCGCTCGGCCTCGCGCTGTTGGCGCTCCCGCTCCTCCTGCACGTCGTCACGGCGGCCGTCGGCGCCGTCGGCGCGACGCGCGGCTGGCGCGCGTGGACGGCCACGCTCCTGGTCGCGATGGCGATCCACTTCGCCTACGACCTCACGGTGGTGAGCGTCCTTGGCTAGCGATCGCGAGAGGGACGGCGAGGAGAGCGTCCCGGTCGCCGACGGCGTCCCCGCCGACGCATCGGCGGAGGACACCCCGAACCCGATCCCGGGCACCGTCGCCGCGGGCGACCGCGCCGGACGCGATCCCCGCTGGACGATCGCGAGGCGGGAGCTGGCGTCGCTACGGTCGGAGAAGACCATCGTGCTCGCGCTGCTCATCCAGCTGTTCGTCGCGGCGTTCTCGTCGTTCCTCGTCGTCGGGCTCGTCTCGCTGTACGACCCCGGCGCCGCGGCGAACTACTCGGTCGACACGGCCGTCGCCGGCGACGACGCGGGCGACCTGCTGCGCGCAGTCGGGGAGACCGACGGGATGGAGGCCGAGCGGTACCCGACCCGGCAGGCCGCAGCCGACGCGTTCGCCGAGGGTCGGGCCGACGCCGCGTTGCTGTCGACCGCGACCGAACGGGGCACCCTGGAGGTCCGGGTGCTCGTGCCCGACGGGAACGTCGGAACGACGCTGGTCGTCGTGCGCGCCCGCGAGGCGCTGCGGGCGTTCGAACGTCTGGAGCGCGACCAGCGCTCGGCGTCGCTTTCGGCGGCGGTCCTCGACCTGCCGCCGCGGGCGGGCTCGTCGCCGTACTTCGGGTTCACCTACACGGTGCTCGTTCCTCTGCTACTGTTCCTCCCGGTGTTCATCGCCGGCTCGGTGACGGTCGACTCGCTCACCGAGGAACTGGAGCGCGGGACGCTGGAACTGCTCCGGGTCGCCCCCGTCACGATGACCGACATCGTCGAGGGGAAGCTGCTGGCGGCCGCCGGCCTCGCCCCGATGCAGGCGGCGCTGTGGCTCGCGCTGCTGTCGGCCAACGGGACCGCCATCGCGCCGTCGCCGACCGCGATCGGCACCGTCGCCGGGGTGGTCGGACTGCTCGCGCTCACCGCGGGGCTGGCCGCCCTGGTGACGGCGCTGGGCGCGGCGCTCGCGCTCACGGCGCCCGATCGACGGGCCGCGCAGACGGTGTACTCGCTGGGCGTGCTCGGGCTGTTCGGCGCGGCGGCACTGTCGCCGGTCAACCCCGCGAACGTCGCCGCGAAGCTGGCCGTCGGCAGCGCCGACCCCGCGTCGTATCTCGCGATCGTCGCCGTCGTCGTCGCCGGCGGGGTCGCCGTCGCGGTTGCCCGCGCCGGCGTGGCACGCTACGGCCCTGCCTGAGCCGCCGGGACGCCCGTACGGGTTCGGCTTGCTCAGGCCGCGACGATGTCCACGACCGTCTCCTTGCCGCACACGAGGTTGTACGCGCCCTCGTCGTCGTTCCAGAGGATCAGGACGTTCTCGACCGAGAGGATCGCGCCGTACGGCGCCTCGCGCAGGTCGCGGTTGAGCGACGACTCGCCCGTGAGCACGAGGTAGTGCTCCAGCCGCTCGCTGCCGTCGCCGACCTTGAACAGCGGGTTCGCGTCCGCGTCGTCGGTGAGGTCGCCCGAGAGCTTCACCGCGAGGAGGTTCACCCGGTCGGTGACGTGCTCCTCGGAGTCGGCCAGGCGGTGGTAGCGCTCGGCGCTGGCGACGACCGGATGGCGGCGCTCGCCGTCGGGCCGGAGGATCGCCCACGAGAACTTCACGTCGGTGTTGACGTAGGTTCCGGGCTCCTCGTCGTACGCGCGCGCCGCGGCGTCGTCGAGCGTCCGCTGGAAGCCGGGGGTCGCGAGATCCGGGCGCTCCTCGAAGGACCACCCGCGATCCTCGGGGGCGTCGCCGGGCCATAGCCGCAGGTCGGGCGCGTACACGCTCACGTCGCCCTCGGGCGGCGTCAGGGCGCGCTCGACGCGTCGCAGTTCCGTCGAGGTGTTCAGGTCCGCCGGCGCCAGCATGACACAGGAGCCGTCGGCGGCGAGCGCGTCGAGATAGCGCGAGGCGACCGCCGCCGGGTCGTCGAGTTCCGAGAGGACGTTGCCGAAGAGGACGAGGTCCATCTCGCCGACAACGTTCGGGTCGAACGCCTCGGCACTCTCGCGGTGGACCGTCGTGTGGACGTTCGGCCGGGTGTCAGCGAGCACCTCCTCCAGCACGTCGGCGTTCGCGCTCGGCTCGATCGCGTGGTAGTCGACCAGTGCGTCGTCGGGGAGGTAGTCGAACAGCCCGAGGGCGGGGCCGCCGGTTCCCGCGCCCACGTCGAGCACGCGGAGGGTCCGGGGAAGCAGTCCGCGGTCCGCGAGCCGGTCGAGCACGTAGCCGACGGCGGCGTAGAAGTCCGGCTGGTGGTAGACCGCGTACGCGAGCGCGGCGTCGGCGTCGTACTCGACGGGGCGCCCGCGGTAGTAGTCCTCCTTCAGCCGGTCGATCGTCTCCCGGAGCGCGTCGCCGGAGTCGCCCTCGTGCCAGTCGAGGCCGTAGCGCTCGAACAGCAGGTCCTCGATCGCCTCGGCGTGCTCGTCGGGGAACGCCTCGGGCGACCAGCCAGGCGGGTCGACGGGGTCGTCGTTCGCGGGGACGAAGGTGCCGTCCTCGCGCTCGTAGAGGCCCAGATCGAACGCCTCCTCGCGGAGGGCGGTGCGCACGACCGCCGGGTGCGGTCGGTCGGGGAGGTACTCGTACACCTCCTCGGGGTCGACGGGCCGGGCGTTGCGGAGGTACTTCGCGGTGTCGCGCAGCGCCTCGCGGTCGACGCTCACGGCGACCACCCCGCGGCCGCCTGAGGTCGTGGCCGCGGACACGGGACAGCCTGCGGCGAGTGAGTCATTACCGGCGGCTACTCGGTCGGCGTGGGTAACGGTTCTGTCTCGACGGCCTCACTCGTCGACGCGCGACGCGGGGCCGTCGGTCCGCTCGTCGTTTCCGGCTTCGGTGCCGGCATCGTCGCCGTCGTCGCCGTCCACTCGCGACTCGGTGTTCACGGCGTCGCCGGCGCGCTCGAACAGCGCCGCGAACTCGTCGCGGTCGGCGGCCGCCACGGCCCGCGCCGCCTCCGCGACCGCGTCGTCGCCGTCGAACGTCTCGCGGATGTCGGCGTACACGCGTGGCTCGCCCTCGGTGACGGTGCGTGCGATCTCGGCGAGCGGCTCGGAGACGGGCGTGTGGAAGCGCTCGTCCACGTCGCCGGCGGCCAGGGCGTACGCGAGGACGGCGGTGTGGGCGCCCGTCTGGACCTTCGCCATCGCGTCGTCGTGCTCGGCCGCGGTCGTCTCGAACACCTCGTTGCAGACGGCCGCGAACCGCTCGCGGACCCGATCGACGGTTCGGCCGGAGCGACCGGGGACGTACGCGATCCGGCCGGGGCCGCGCGGCGGCGCGAACAGCGGATGGAAACTGGCGTACTCGCCGGCGGCGTGGTCGGCCATCGCCGAGAGCGGCTCGGCCATCACGCCCGACACGTCGACGAGTGCCCCGCCCGCGGCGTTGTCGGCGTACTTCGCGACCGCGTCGGCGACGACGGGGATCGGCACCGCGAGCACGACGCAGTCGAACGACTCGTCGGTGTCGACCGGGACGACGCGGCCGTCGACGACGTCCTCGGCGGCGTCCATCGCGGTCTGGGGGTTCGTGTCCGCGAGCGCGACGCGCTCGCTGACCGGGCGGAGGGTCCGCGCGGCCCACCGGCCCATCTCCCCGGCGCCGACGACGAGCAGCTTCATGCCGTTCGGTATCCGTGTGGCGACCGAAAGGGTATCGGTCGGGGCGACGGTGTCGCCACCCCGACTGTGGGGGCCCGGAGCTACTCCACGGCCGCGCTCCGGTGCTCCTCCACGGCCGCGTTCTGGAGCTACTCCACCGCCGCGATCCGGAACCACTCCGACGGGAGTGTGTCGCCGCCGTGATCCTCGGCGGAACGGAGGCGCATCCGCACCTCCGACAGCGACACCGGATCGGCGAACCGCACGCCGACCAGCGTCTCCGAGTCGACCGTGCGCGCTTCCCCGCGGAAGTCGACCGCGCGGACGGTGACGCTGTCGGCACCGACACCGCCCTCGACGACCTCGAAATGCGCCTCCAGCAGTCCGGGCGCGACCTCGACGATCTCGGCGCCGTCGACGTCGCTGGCGTCGATCTCGATGGTGTAGGTACGGACGCCGTCGGGGGCCTGCTGACAGACGGCGACGACGGCGTCGGTCAGTTCGTCTGCGTCCGCGTCGACGCCGGCAGCGTCGCCGGCGGTCGGCGCGTCGGGATCGCTCGTCACGTCACTCCACCACCAGCTCCACGGGGTAGTCGCCGGTGAGGTTCTCGTAGCCGTCCTCGGTGACGATCACGATGTCCTCGATGCGGACGCCGCCCACGTCGGGGTCGTACAGGCCGGGCTCGACGGTGATCACGTGTCCCGGCTCCAGTTCCTCCCCGCGGGGGTTGAGTCCCGGCCGCTCGTGTACGTCGAGGCCGACGCCGTGGCCCGTCGAGTGAATGAATCCCGTCTCGGTGTCCGGGTCCGAGCGCAGCGTCGGGTGGCCGGTATCCTCGTACACGTCGCAGGCGGCCGCGTGCACCTCGGCGCCCGTGGCGCCCGGTTCGACAGCGTCCAGCGCCGCCTCCAGCGCCTTCTCGGTCAACGCGAACCACTCGGCGATCGTGTCGCTCGCCTCCCCCTTCGCGAACGTGCGGGTCATGTCAGAGTGGTACTTGCTCGCCTTCTCGCGCGGGAAGATGTCGACGATGATGCTCTCGCCGGCTTCGAGCGGGCCCGACCCGCGGTCGTGGGGGTCGGCGGCGTCGGCGCCGCAGGAAACGATCGTCTCGTCGAGCGCGCAGCCGTGCCGGAGGAGGGTGACCTCGATCTCCTCCTTGACGCGCTCGCTGGTGAGCGAGGTTTTCCCGCCGTCCTCGCCGCCCTCTCTCTCCTCGATGACGAGCGTGCCGTCGTCGGCCACGTCGGCCGCGGCGATCAGCTCCTCGGCGGCCGCCATGGCGGTCTCGTTGGCGTCGGTCGCCCGTCGGACGGCGTCCAGTTCCTCCTCGGTCTTCGTC
Protein-coding sequences here:
- a CDS encoding ABC transporter ATP-binding protein; its protein translation is MITVDGLRKVYGDFVAVHGSTFDVEPGEIFGVVGPNGAGKTTTLKTLAGLIEPTAGTVRVAGEPAGDPETRTALGFLPEESPLYEDMTARSYLRFFADLYDVPRETANQRIETALDDLELEHRDRRLGDVSKGMKRKVAIARSLVNDPDVLIYDEPASGLDPLTTNYVLEYVRDLADAGKTVLFSAHNLYHVESVCDRVVIMNEGEIVARGTVEEIRAEHGETTYRVFTTVPVEGSEPDGDRHVSTVDSMDAVEAIRGAAADAGGEVVDIRTRESTLEEIFLDVAGQPMPGSRRTDPGEVGE
- a CDS encoding small ribosomal subunit Rsm22 family protein, whose translation is MSVDREALRDTAKYLRNARPVDPEEVYEYLPDRPHPAVVRTALREEAFDLGLYEREDGTFVPANDDPVDPPGWSPEAFPDEHAEAIEDLLFERYGLDWHEGDSGDALRETIDRLKEDYYRGRPVEYDADAALAYAVYHQPDFYAAVGYVLDRLADRGLLPRTLRVLDVGAGTGGPALGLFDYLPDDALVDYHAIEPSANADVLEEVLADTRPNVHTTVHRESAEAFDPNVVGEMDLVLFGNVLSELDDPAAVASRYLDALAADGSCVMLAPADLNTSTELRRVERALTPPEGDVSVYAPDLRLWPGDAPEDRGWSFEERPDLATPGFQRTLDDAAARAYDEEPGTYVNTDVKFSWAILRPDGERRHPVVASAERYHRLADSEEHVTDRVNLLAVKLSGDLTDDADANPLFKVGDGSERLEHYLVLTGESSLNRDLREAPYGAILSVENVLILWNDDEGAYNLVCGKETVVDIVAA
- a CDS encoding ABC transporter permease codes for the protein MPGTVAAGDRAGRDPRWTIARRELASLRSEKTIVLALLIQLFVAAFSSFLVVGLVSLYDPGAAANYSVDTAVAGDDAGDLLRAVGETDGMEAERYPTRQAAADAFAEGRADAALLSTATERGTLEVRVLVPDGNVGTTLVVVRAREALRAFERLERDQRSASLSAAVLDLPPRAGSSPYFGFTYTVLVPLLLFLPVFIAGSVTVDSLTEELERGTLELLRVAPVTMTDIVEGKLLAAAGLAPMQAALWLALLSANGTAIAPSPTAIGTVAGVVGLLALTAGLAALVTALGAALALTAPDRRAAQTVYSLGVLGLFGAAALSPVNPANVAAKLAVGSADPASYLAIVAVVVAGGVAVAVARAGVARYGPA
- a CDS encoding prephenate dehydrogenase/arogenate dehydrogenase family protein, which translates into the protein MKLLVVGAGEMGRWAARTLRPVSERVALADTNPQTAMDAAEDVVDGRVVPVDTDESFDCVVLAVPIPVVADAVAKYADNAAGGALVDVSGVMAEPLSAMADHAAGEYASFHPLFAPPRGPGRIAYVPGRSGRTVDRVRERFAAVCNEVFETTAAEHDDAMAKVQTGAHTAVLAYALAAGDVDERFHTPVSEPLAEIARTVTEGEPRVYADIRETFDGDDAVAEAARAVAAADRDEFAALFERAGDAVNTESRVDGDDGDDAGTEAGNDERTDGPASRVDE
- a CDS encoding chorismate mutase, with the translated sequence MSYEDSDLTDETRRTDDVPAELQEMSLDELREEIADIDRELVELIARRTYVADTIADVKERRDLPTTDETQEQAVMDRAGENAERFEVDANLVKAIFRLLIELNKVEQRENR
- a CDS encoding shikimate kinase, whose translation is MEGRAAAPGAGTVVNALATGRGAAFALDLETTATVELDPDAEGVTGAIAGAPDGDTTLIERCVERVVDRYGADEGGAVETESEVPTAAGLKSSSAAANATVVATLSALGLDVANDPDADVTKTEACRVGVRAARDAGVTVTGAFDDASASMLGGVTVTDNREDELLARDDPFAEHALVWTPPQRAYSADADTAACERVAPMAELATELALDGDCARAMTVNGLAFSAALGFPTDPAVEAMTDCAGVSLSGTGPSVVAVGDREALADVRERWDDRDGETRLIRTRETGARVL
- a CDS encoding carbonic anhydrase; the encoded protein is MNRTAVDLLADNAGHARAFAGRFDEVQDGQQPEAVTVCCSDSRVLQDHVFGNDTPGRLFTCGNIGNRVVQRTDAGEAVSGDVLYPLAHAGTRTAVVVGHTGCGAVTAMYGALTGDFDADDEPAGIRHCVDLLAPHLEPGVDRLPDGLDDAEAVNRLVEYNVDRQVDHLLGSDDVPEETDVIGVVYDFQDVYGGERGEIHVINVDGERDPETLRAEHGAVADRIRRLWTY
- a CDS encoding PrsW family intramembrane metalloprotease, whose protein sequence is MSRPGAVVRALLAAARRHARKTGRVARWEVSRTTGTVDRKTAALGAVALLLTVGVAAGGLFAGGVALDDDIYAVAVSPDSPYHDPVSDSTPLEAVPVGAPGADVYVDDRDPTDREATVSVADTRKGQAALGAFRSAVERHNTQLLLAEENQSAAFPVGVTLSYVERASERVGASDGAAGAGGDGGDGEADAGGAGPGGAGDGSGGSGPAAGDGSGDGLGVPDFGGVAGPLFGGQPTGSPAEISPPFPFSSLVLAFAFLVPMNFVIQAYGSTVLNERINRRGELLLVAPLSPGDIVAGKTLPYAAVALLATALIAAGVGGGPLSVAAVFPIALVFLASTFVGAMFARSFKELTFVTVTVSVTLTTYAFVPAIFATVTPIALISPLTIVVRDLQGEAVVLGEYLFSTGPFYLTAATLFAMGVGVYREEDMFTQRSVPLKFLDALAVRLHRPRDVALLSALSIPFVFVAELLGVALLFALPQAAAVVGLLVIVAVVEEIAKGVAIFAGFHQSRFERDLPTALKLGALSGAGFFLAEKATAIVQVVGLGSLPLGQAAFGTAGVGAEFGPALGLALLALPLLLHVVTAAVGAVGATRGWRAWTATLLVAMAIHFAYDLTVVSVLG
- a CDS encoding M24 family metallopeptidase — its product is MTRSLVALDDLLAATDADAYCIDAGSDDSNQLYLSGFDAPDPFFTAYTGDELAVLVSGLEYGRAKKESHADTVGRLSTYDYAERAAEEGQAAAQAGVYADFLADLEVESTLVPERFPVGVADALREAGIAVDVDRDDVIETVRATKTEEELDAVRRATDANETAMAAAEELIAAADVADDGTLVIEEREGGEDGGKTSLTSERVKEEIEVTLLRHGCALDETIVSCGADAADPHDRGSGPLEAGESIIVDIFPREKASKYHSDMTRTFAKGEASDTIAEWFALTEKALEAALDAVEPGATGAEVHAAACDVYEDTGHPTLRSDPDTETGFIHSTGHGVGLDVHERPGLNPRGEELEPGHVITVEPGLYDPDVGGVRIEDIVIVTEDGYENLTGDYPVELVVE
- a CDS encoding DUF2891 domain-containing protein — protein: MDDLSPPDDETLIAGRADWIGADAAARLTRHPLDGVDTEYPHATGAIEGPDDVTPPRERHPVFYGCFDWHSAVHSHWCLVRALRLFPDHPDREAIAQGIDERLTAEHVAGELAWFENRETFERPYGWAWLLALAAELDRWDDPRAARWGDALAPLEERVRDLVVERFLPMDRPFRVGTHGNSAFALSVILDYARSVGDDALERSVVETALAFYRDDADASIGNEPLGWDFLSPALAEADLMRRVLDGDAFATWADGFLPDADTLPAPVSVADGEDGVALHLVGLNVSRAWALAGVADALPAGSRRTAIREAAVAHARRGVEEAFTDDYAGSHWLSSFVCYLLTREEGGIGPVA